The uncultured Desulfuromonas sp. genome has a segment encoding these proteins:
- the aroA gene encoding 3-phosphoshikimate 1-carboxyvinyltransferase — MVQSQTVSASRGLRGEITVPGDKSISHRSVMFGSLAKGVTRVSGFLQGEDNLSTVKAFRAMGVTIEQPGDGELVIHGLGVHGLQEPGDVLDCGNSGTTIRLMSGLLAGQSFFSVLTGDQYLRKRPMGRIVTPLAGMGASIRGRQQGQYAPLAIEGQPLQATTYHSPVASAQVKSAVLLAGLYADGVTTVYEPHLSRDHSERMLRHFGVEVTSFDGGVSIAGGQELTARDLLVPGDISSAAFFLVAGLIVPGSELLIKNVGINPTRCGVIDILKKMNGSIELVNEREMAGEPVADLLVKSSALKGIEIGGEDVPRAIDEFPVISVAAACAEGATVIRDAKELRVKETDRIAAMADVLKTFGVAVTTTEDGMTVQGTERLQGGRVKSCGDHRIAMSSAIAALRAADDVVIEDTQCTATSFPNFWELLRTVTV; from the coding sequence ATGGTCCAGAGTCAAACTGTTTCAGCCAGCCGTGGTCTGCGTGGCGAGATTACCGTTCCCGGGGACAAGTCCATTTCGCATCGTTCCGTTATGTTCGGCAGCCTGGCCAAAGGGGTGACCCGGGTCAGCGGCTTTCTTCAGGGTGAAGATAACCTGTCGACGGTCAAGGCATTTCGTGCCATGGGCGTGACCATTGAACAGCCCGGTGACGGCGAACTGGTGATTCACGGATTGGGCGTACATGGACTTCAGGAACCCGGCGATGTGCTTGATTGCGGCAACTCCGGGACCACCATCCGCCTGATGAGTGGTCTGCTGGCCGGACAGTCATTTTTTTCCGTGTTGACCGGTGACCAATACCTGCGCAAGCGGCCCATGGGACGCATCGTGACGCCGTTGGCCGGCATGGGCGCCTCGATTCGCGGTCGGCAGCAGGGCCAATACGCCCCGTTGGCCATTGAAGGTCAACCGCTTCAAGCCACCACGTATCACTCCCCGGTTGCCAGTGCCCAGGTCAAGTCGGCTGTTTTGCTCGCCGGACTCTATGCCGATGGCGTGACGACGGTGTACGAACCACATCTTTCCCGCGATCATTCCGAGCGGATGCTGCGCCATTTTGGTGTTGAGGTCACTTCGTTTGACGGTGGTGTCTCGATTGCCGGTGGCCAGGAATTAACCGCTCGCGATCTGCTGGTACCGGGGGATATCTCTTCGGCGGCATTTTTCCTGGTGGCCGGGCTGATTGTTCCGGGCTCCGAGTTGCTGATTAAAAATGTCGGTATCAATCCCACCCGCTGTGGCGTCATTGACATCCTGAAAAAGATGAATGGCTCTATTGAGCTGGTCAATGAGCGGGAGATGGCCGGCGAGCCGGTGGCTGATCTACTGGTAAAAAGCAGTGCTCTTAAAGGGATTGAGATCGGCGGCGAAGATGTGCCGCGCGCCATCGACGAATTTCCGGTGATCAGTGTTGCCGCCGCCTGTGCTGAAGGGGCTACGGTGATTCGCGACGCCAAAGAGTTGCGCGTTAAGGAGACCGACCGGATTGCCGCCATGGCGGACGTCCTCAAGACGTTCGGGGTTGCGGTAACGACGACCGAGGATGGGATGACCGTTCAGGGCACGGAACGTTTGCAGGGGGGACGGGTCAAGTCCTGTGGCGATCATCGTATTGCCATGAGTTCAGCCATTGCCGCGTTGCGTGCCGCTGACGACGTCGTGATCGAGGATACGCAATGCACGGCGACCTCGTTTCCCAATTTTTGGGAGTTGCTGCGTACGGTCACTGTCTGA
- the cmk gene encoding (d)CMP kinase produces the protein MMKRQLIIAIDGPSGAGKSTLSRLLSQRLDYINIDTGAMYRAVALAAHREGIDAEDCQGLEALCHRVEIHFQRDNGHETVWLNGEDVSEAIRTPQMSLLTSKIAACAHVRQAMVQLQRQMGKDGGVVLEGRDIGSVVFPQAEVKFYLEASAQARGRRRYDELVAKGLKVDLAQTIAEVEARDAADSAREHAPLLRPDDAVAIDSTALTIDQVLEKMMTVVRQRLGQRG, from the coding sequence ATGATGAAAAGACAGTTGATTATTGCCATTGATGGTCCGTCCGGTGCCGGAAAGAGTACCTTGAGCCGTCTGTTGTCGCAGCGGCTTGATTATATCAATATTGATACCGGAGCCATGTATCGGGCCGTTGCTCTGGCGGCCCATCGTGAGGGGATTGACGCCGAAGATTGTCAGGGCCTGGAGGCGTTGTGCCACCGTGTTGAGATCCATTTTCAACGTGATAACGGTCATGAAACCGTCTGGTTGAACGGTGAAGATGTTTCCGAGGCGATCCGTACACCGCAGATGAGCCTGTTGACGTCAAAAATTGCCGCCTGCGCACACGTTCGTCAGGCCATGGTGCAGTTGCAGCGCCAGATGGGAAAAGACGGTGGTGTTGTTCTTGAAGGGCGTGATATCGGCAGTGTGGTGTTTCCACAGGCCGAGGTGAAGTTTTACCTGGAAGCCAGCGCCCAAGCCCGAGGTCGGAGGCGCTACGATGAACTGGTAGCCAAAGGACTCAAGGTTGATCTGGCGCAGACCATTGCCGAAGTTGAGGCACGCGATGCCGCTGATTCAGCCCGTGAGCATGCCCCGTTGCTGCGTCCTGATGATGCTGTGGCCATTGATTCAACCGCACTGACCATTGATCAGGTGCTGGAGAAGATGATGACCGTGGTCCGTCAACGGCTTGGACAACGCGGATAG
- the ispH gene encoding 4-hydroxy-3-methylbut-2-enyl diphosphate reductase, protein MEIVLAKSAGFCFGVKRAVKMAFQAAADSEHICSLGPLIHSPQLVQRLEGEGVRVQDRVENIVDETVIIRSHGITRDEEQALKDKGLPLVDATCPFVKKAQQYAALLGGEGYSVVIVGEQEHPEVQGIISYAAGSETWVVANPDEARAVPSHKKLGLVAQTTQSFDNFSEIVRELLENSKELRIFNTICDATSVRQEEARQIAGRVDLMVVIGGHNSANTTRLAHICTEIQPKTFHVETADDISATWLQGVETVGVTAGASTPEWIIRDVVDRLTAVAK, encoded by the coding sequence ATGGAGATTGTACTGGCGAAAAGCGCCGGGTTTTGCTTCGGCGTCAAGCGGGCGGTAAAAATGGCTTTTCAAGCCGCGGCGGACTCGGAACACATCTGCTCTCTCGGGCCATTGATCCATTCTCCACAACTGGTTCAACGTCTGGAGGGCGAAGGGGTCCGGGTTCAGGATCGTGTCGAGAATATCGTTGATGAAACGGTCATTATCCGCTCGCACGGCATAACGCGCGATGAGGAACAAGCTCTAAAGGACAAAGGGCTGCCATTGGTCGATGCCACCTGTCCTTTTGTTAAAAAGGCTCAGCAATACGCCGCGTTGCTGGGGGGCGAGGGGTACAGCGTGGTGATTGTCGGCGAACAGGAGCATCCTGAAGTCCAGGGGATTATTTCCTATGCCGCCGGTAGCGAAACCTGGGTTGTTGCCAATCCGGATGAGGCGCGTGCTGTGCCGTCACATAAAAAACTGGGCTTGGTGGCTCAGACCACCCAGTCCTTTGATAATTTCAGTGAAATCGTTCGGGAGCTTCTTGAAAACAGCAAGGAGTTGCGGATCTTTAACACCATTTGCGACGCGACGTCCGTTCGTCAGGAGGAAGCGCGACAGATTGCCGGTCGTGTTGATCTGATGGTGGTGATTGGCGGGCACAATAGTGCCAATACCACGCGTCTGGCCCATATCTGTACCGAGATTCAACCCAAGACCTTTCATGTTGAGACGGCCGATGATATCAGCGCGACCTGGTTGCAAGGCGTTGAAACGGTGGGCGTGACGGCAGGGGCATCGACGCCGGAATGGATCATTCGTGACGTGGTGGATAGATTGACGGCTGTGGCAAAATAA
- a CDS encoding 30S ribosomal protein S1, which translates to MSENNETVNTEELDMMDDEFEEEFDEEFGEESFKDLFENSLQGNLAVGDVVEGTIVQVNPDSVVVDVGYKSEGVIPLSEFAVDGQPATLEVGDKVDVLFERAENESGLIGLSKEKADRQKVWNALEEGAVVEGRIVSRIKGGLSVDIGVNAFLPGSQVDLRPVRNLDKLIGETFEFKIIKLNKRRGNIVLSRRVLLETERESQRSDTLKTLEESQIVEGVVKNLTDYGAFIDLGGIDGLLHITDMSWGRVSHPSDILAVGDSINVKVLKFDRDKERVSLGLKQITPDPWLSVSEKYPTGARVTGKVVSLTDYGAFIELEEGVEGLIHVSEMSWTKRIKHPNKLLSIGDEVETVVLAMDTENRRISLGLKQVEPNPWEVIGEKFPAGTIIEGQVKNITDFGIFVGVDEGIDGLVHISDLSWTKRIKHPSELYKKGDLVKAVVLNIDRENERFSLGVKQLTQDPWQIIPEQYAPGTIIRGKVTSVTEFGIFLEVEEGVEGLIHVSEISKDKVDSPKDFAKVGDELEAVVLHVDTNEHKIALSIKHLSDRKEKAEVDAFMGAQKKATSSLGDLLQGAFNNANDEN; encoded by the coding sequence ATGTCTGAAAACAACGAAACAGTTAACACAGAAGAACTCGACATGATGGATGACGAGTTCGAAGAAGAGTTTGACGAAGAGTTTGGTGAGGAAAGCTTCAAAGATCTGTTTGAAAACAGTCTGCAGGGCAATCTTGCCGTTGGCGATGTGGTTGAGGGAACCATTGTTCAGGTTAACCCGGATTCCGTCGTGGTTGATGTCGGCTACAAATCTGAAGGGGTCATTCCCTTGTCGGAATTTGCCGTTGACGGTCAACCGGCAACTCTCGAAGTGGGTGACAAGGTTGACGTTCTGTTTGAACGCGCTGAAAACGAAAGTGGCCTGATCGGCCTTTCCAAAGAGAAGGCAGACCGTCAGAAAGTCTGGAATGCTCTGGAGGAAGGTGCTGTTGTTGAGGGACGCATCGTATCCCGCATCAAGGGTGGACTCTCCGTTGATATCGGTGTTAACGCCTTTTTGCCGGGCTCTCAGGTTGATCTGCGTCCGGTACGTAATCTTGACAAGCTGATCGGCGAAACCTTTGAGTTCAAGATCATCAAACTCAACAAGCGCCGTGGCAACATTGTGCTTTCCCGCCGTGTCCTGCTCGAAACCGAGCGCGAAAGCCAACGTTCCGATACGCTCAAAACTCTTGAAGAGAGTCAGATCGTTGAAGGTGTGGTTAAGAACCTCACCGATTACGGTGCATTCATCGACCTCGGCGGTATCGACGGTCTGTTGCACATTACCGATATGTCCTGGGGCCGCGTCTCTCACCCCTCCGACATCCTGGCGGTAGGTGACAGCATCAATGTCAAGGTACTCAAATTCGATCGTGATAAAGAACGCGTTTCCTTGGGTCTGAAGCAGATCACGCCTGATCCCTGGTTGAGCGTTTCTGAAAAATATCCTACCGGTGCTCGCGTCACCGGCAAGGTTGTCAGCCTGACCGACTACGGCGCATTTATCGAGCTTGAAGAGGGTGTTGAAGGCCTGATTCACGTTTCAGAAATGAGCTGGACCAAGCGCATCAAGCATCCCAACAAGCTGCTGTCCATCGGTGACGAAGTTGAAACCGTTGTTCTGGCCATGGATACGGAAAACCGTCGTATCTCCCTGGGCCTCAAGCAGGTTGAACCCAATCCTTGGGAAGTAATCGGCGAGAAATTCCCCGCTGGCACCATCATTGAAGGTCAAGTCAAGAACATCACTGACTTCGGTATTTTTGTCGGTGTTGATGAAGGCATTGACGGTCTGGTGCATATTTCCGATCTGTCCTGGACCAAGCGCATCAAGCATCCTTCCGAGCTGTACAAGAAAGGTGACCTGGTCAAAGCGGTCGTCCTGAATATTGATCGTGAGAATGAGCGCTTCTCTCTGGGCGTCAAGCAACTGACCCAGGATCCTTGGCAGATTATTCCCGAGCAATACGCTCCGGGCACCATTATTCGTGGCAAAGTGACTTCTGTGACTGAATTCGGCATCTTCCTTGAAGTCGAAGAGGGTGTGGAAGGCCTGATCCACGTTTCTGAAATCAGCAAGGACAAAGTCGACTCACCGAAGGATTTTGCTAAGGTGGGTGATGAGCTTGAAGCTGTCGTGCTTCATGTTGATACCAACGAGCATAAGATTGCTCTGTCGATCAAGCATCTGTCTGATCGTAAAGAGAAAGCCGAAGTTGATGCGTTCATGGGCGCTCAGAAGAAGGCGACCTCCAGCCTTGGAGATCTTCTGCAGGGGGCTTTCAACAACGCTAACGACGAAAACTAA
- the sppA gene encoding signal peptide peptidase SppA: protein MMSSSRGGGQKFALSDKVGVIEVLGTITDSKTLVDQLIDFGQNHAVKAIVLRVDSPGGGVGPSQEIYDEVVRLTAQKPVVVSMGSVAASGGYYISAPANRIFANPGTITGSIGVIMEFTNVIDLMDKIGLKTNVIKSGDHKDIGSSVRVMTDQEKALLQSLIDDVHDQFVTAVSDGRHLDKDQVLKLADGRIFTGRQAQQQGLVDELGSLQAAIHYAGELAGIEGTPDVLYPAQPKPDLLDYFISRTASEIERMILKTDTQGLQLLWSHRQTY from the coding sequence ATGATGTCGTCGTCACGCGGTGGCGGGCAGAAGTTTGCCTTGTCTGATAAAGTCGGCGTCATTGAAGTCCTCGGAACCATTACCGACTCAAAGACTCTTGTCGATCAATTGATCGATTTTGGCCAAAACCATGCGGTCAAAGCGATTGTTCTGCGTGTTGATTCTCCTGGCGGCGGGGTCGGCCCCTCTCAGGAAATCTACGATGAAGTTGTTCGCTTGACAGCACAAAAACCGGTGGTTGTGTCCATGGGATCGGTGGCGGCCTCCGGCGGTTACTATATTTCAGCTCCGGCAAATCGTATTTTTGCGAATCCGGGCACCATTACCGGCAGCATCGGTGTGATCATGGAGTTTACCAATGTGATCGACCTGATGGATAAGATCGGCCTGAAAACCAATGTGATCAAAAGTGGCGATCACAAGGATATTGGTTCTTCTGTTCGCGTCATGACCGATCAAGAGAAAGCATTACTGCAAAGTTTAATCGACGATGTTCATGACCAGTTTGTTACCGCGGTCAGTGACGGTCGTCATCTCGATAAAGACCAGGTTCTTAAGCTGGCGGATGGACGGATTTTTACCGGTCGCCAGGCTCAGCAACAAGGTTTAGTCGATGAGCTCGGCAGCCTGCAGGCGGCGATTCACTATGCCGGTGAATTGGCCGGTATCGAAGGAACGCCGGACGTGCTTTATCCCGCACAACCAAAGCCGGATCTGCTTGATTATTTTATCAGTCGTACGGCTTCGGAAATTGAGCGGATGATTTTAAAGACAGACACACAGGGCTTGCAATTGTTATGGTCGCACAGGCAGACCTATTGA
- a CDS encoding integration host factor subunit beta: MTKSQLIERLMESTSDLNKKESELVVNTIFDSIGSALISGDRVEIRGFGSFSIREREARQARNPKSGNLINIPSKKTPFFKTGKELRERVDSLG; encoded by the coding sequence ATGACAAAAAGCCAATTGATTGAAAGATTGATGGAGTCCACTTCCGATTTGAACAAAAAAGAATCCGAACTCGTCGTCAATACGATTTTCGACAGCATCGGATCGGCCCTGATCAGTGGTGATCGGGTTGAGATTCGCGGTTTTGGCTCTTTCTCCATTCGTGAGCGCGAGGCACGTCAGGCGCGCAACCCGAAGAGTGGCAACCTGATCAATATTCCTTCAAAGAAAACGCCTTTTTTCAAAACGGGCAAAGAGCTTCGCGAGCGCGTTGACAGCCTCGGTTAA
- a CDS encoding hotdog domain-containing protein — MTGSLLPTTHQCISPSLVGAPLVLEPGKAVVELVTIESMVADPQGLVHGGFIFGLADYAAMLAVNEPTVVLGAAQTRFLAPVSVGDTATATAVVVSSEKNRYQVECMVKVGDKAVFSGEFTCFVLEKHVLS, encoded by the coding sequence ATGACGGGGTCATTGCTTCCGACAACCCATCAATGTATTTCACCAAGCCTGGTCGGCGCTCCGCTTGTTCTTGAACCGGGAAAAGCCGTGGTTGAGTTGGTGACGATTGAATCCATGGTGGCTGATCCCCAAGGCCTGGTTCACGGCGGCTTTATTTTTGGCCTGGCCGACTATGCCGCCATGCTGGCGGTGAATGAGCCAACAGTGGTTCTCGGCGCTGCGCAAACGCGTTTTCTTGCTCCCGTCAGTGTCGGTGATACGGCGACAGCAACTGCTGTGGTTGTTTCGTCGGAGAAGAACCGCTATCAGGTCGAATGTATGGTCAAGGTTGGTGATAAAGCCGTTTTCAGCGGCGAGTTTACCTGTTTTGTGTTGGAAAAGCATGTGTTGTCTTGA
- a CDS encoding RluA family pseudouridine synthase — protein sequence MVEGSPVEKRLDHWLAAADSDLSRTVIRKVIDLGGVHVNGRRVRKCGLTLQHGDQIELYRDQQSLTPFRLSEEEILYRDRYLLVVNKPSGVDSQPTPARYKGTLYEALLFFLKDPYRPLDKPDLAMVQRLDRETSGVMAFSIHTRSHKALTQAWQSRRVHKVYHALVRDPGLEEQGEFISLLARNRRTNRMKSVTRGGKSAHTRYRILQRLSGYALVEIELLTGRMHQIRVHFSEAGAPLLGDRLYGGACCLNGKEISRTMLHSFRLVCDHPMNHHVVEFEAPHPKDFDSLLTWMERDS from the coding sequence GTGGTTGAGGGTTCCCCTGTTGAAAAACGCCTGGATCACTGGTTGGCCGCGGCGGACAGTGATTTGTCGCGCACCGTCATCCGCAAGGTGATTGACTTGGGTGGCGTGCATGTCAACGGGCGCCGGGTTCGCAAATGCGGTTTGACGCTCCAGCACGGAGATCAGATTGAACTCTATCGTGATCAGCAGTCGTTGACACCGTTTCGGCTGAGTGAAGAGGAGATTCTTTATCGTGATCGCTATCTGTTGGTGGTGAATAAACCATCAGGGGTGGATTCACAACCCACTCCGGCACGCTATAAAGGGACATTGTACGAAGCGTTATTGTTTTTTCTCAAAGATCCTTATCGCCCGTTGGATAAGCCGGATCTGGCCATGGTCCAACGCCTGGATCGTGAGACTTCCGGTGTGATGGCTTTTTCTATCCATACTCGGTCTCATAAAGCCTTGACCCAGGCCTGGCAATCGCGTCGTGTTCACAAAGTCTATCATGCCCTTGTCCGTGATCCCGGTCTTGAGGAACAGGGGGAATTTATTTCTCTTCTGGCACGGAATCGTCGTACTAATCGAATGAAGTCCGTGACGCGAGGAGGAAAGTCGGCTCATACCCGTTACCGTATTCTCCAGCGCTTGTCCGGTTATGCACTGGTGGAAATTGAATTGCTCACCGGGCGTATGCATCAGATTCGGGTCCATTTTTCCGAGGCTGGTGCCCCGTTGCTGGGAGATCGTCTTTATGGCGGGGCCTGTTGCCTCAACGGCAAAGAGATTTCCCGTACAATGTTGCATTCCTTCCGGCTGGTGTGTGATCATCCGATGAACCATCACGTTGTTGAGTTCGAAGCTCCGCATCCGAAAGATTTTGACTCCCTGTTAACCTGGATGGAAAGAGATTCATGA
- the lgt gene encoding prolipoprotein diacylglyceryl transferase, whose protein sequence is MMTYPDIDPVAFQIGPLAVRWYGLMYLAGFVCAYGMIRRLTTNHQRLTLSSDTVADLLFACVLGVVCGGRLGYVLFYNASFYLQHPLKILSLWEGGMSFHGGLLGVIVAALLFCRKRQLPVACVADILVISSCFGLFFGRLGNFINGELWGRVSSVPWAMVFPGAGPLPRHPSQLYEAALEGPVLLMILLGVYRAHKATGTVFFTFVSGYAGFRFIVEFFRQPDAHLGAVFAGMSMGQLLSLPMMVIGISGIIWLNTRRPCER, encoded by the coding sequence ATGATGACTTATCCTGATATCGATCCTGTTGCGTTTCAGATCGGGCCCTTGGCCGTGCGCTGGTATGGTTTGATGTATTTGGCCGGTTTTGTCTGTGCCTATGGGATGATTCGCCGTTTAACAACAAATCATCAACGTCTGACTCTGTCGTCAGACACCGTGGCTGACCTGTTATTTGCCTGCGTGCTCGGCGTGGTATGCGGTGGTCGTCTTGGTTACGTGTTGTTCTATAATGCGTCTTTTTATCTGCAGCACCCGCTGAAAATTCTCTCGTTGTGGGAAGGGGGCATGAGTTTTCATGGCGGTTTGCTCGGCGTGATTGTCGCGGCCTTGTTGTTTTGTCGCAAGCGTCAGCTTCCGGTGGCTTGTGTGGCCGACATTCTGGTGATTTCGTCCTGCTTTGGTTTATTTTTTGGCCGCCTTGGCAATTTTATCAACGGTGAGCTGTGGGGACGGGTGAGCTCGGTACCTTGGGCCATGGTGTTTCCCGGAGCCGGTCCCCTGCCGCGTCATCCCAGCCAACTGTACGAAGCGGCTTTGGAAGGCCCTGTGTTGCTGATGATTTTATTAGGGGTTTATCGGGCGCACAAAGCGACAGGAACCGTATTTTTTACCTTTGTCAGTGGTTATGCCGGATTCCGTTTTATCGTAGAGTTCTTTCGCCAACCGGATGCCCATCTTGGTGCGGTGTTTGCCGGAATGAGTATGGGGCAATTGTTGTCACTGCCCATGATGGTGATCGGTATCTCTGGGATCATCTGGCTCAATACAAGGAGGCCCTGTGAGCGCTGA
- a CDS encoding HAD family hydrolase produces MSAECRVVVFDCDGVMFNSRQANLAYYNVILRHFGEPEVDRAQKERAHLCHTGSSPQVFAGLLGEERLQEALAVAAQVDYDQFIPQLMVEPGLREVLEVLAREIPLAIATNRGSSMPRILEHFDLSGYFSEVVTHQDVPRPKPFPDMLLEVARRLDVAARHMTFIGDSELDQAAAESAGCHFIAYQWNGGQRMDHHRQLPQILCR; encoded by the coding sequence GTGAGCGCTGAGTGCCGCGTGGTGGTATTTGACTGTGACGGTGTGATGTTCAACAGTCGTCAGGCTAATCTGGCCTATTACAACGTGATCCTGCGTCACTTCGGTGAGCCGGAGGTGGATCGAGCGCAGAAGGAACGTGCTCATCTGTGTCATACCGGGTCAAGTCCCCAGGTGTTTGCCGGGTTGCTTGGTGAAGAACGCTTGCAAGAGGCTCTGGCAGTGGCGGCACAGGTGGATTACGACCAGTTTATCCCTCAGTTGATGGTTGAGCCGGGGTTGCGCGAGGTGTTAGAGGTTCTGGCGCGGGAAATTCCCCTGGCCATTGCCACCAATCGAGGCAGTAGCATGCCGCGTATTCTCGAGCATTTTGATTTGAGTGGTTATTTTTCCGAAGTGGTGACTCATCAGGATGTGCCGCGACCAAAGCCTTTCCCGGATATGTTGTTGGAGGTGGCTCGTCGCTTGGACGTTGCAGCCCGGCACATGACCTTTATCGGTGATTCAGAGTTGGATCAGGCTGCTGCCGAAAGTGCCGGATGTCATTTTATTGCGTATCAGTGGAACGGTGGTCAGCGCATGGATCATCATCGCCAGTTGCCTCAGATTCTTTGCCGTTAA
- a CDS encoding ATP-binding protein, with the protein MENQLEVDIKVPNQTKYLSLIGKIGEDVAYTLKKFNDNREELAYHINLVLTEAMANAIKHANQNDPNKDVHISISLSENNLCIKVYDQGQGFDISEIRQIEAAPEDEHGRGIFLIHALMDTVTYNQCCNGHVLEMNKSLNGKESEATGDDDPCADHRSTDTQ; encoded by the coding sequence ATGGAAAACCAGCTCGAAGTGGACATTAAAGTTCCCAACCAAACGAAATATCTTAGTCTGATCGGAAAAATCGGCGAGGATGTGGCTTATACGTTGAAAAAGTTCAACGATAATCGCGAAGAACTCGCCTACCACATCAATCTGGTGCTGACGGAAGCGATGGCCAACGCCATTAAACACGCCAACCAGAATGATCCGAACAAAGATGTCCATATCAGCATCTCGCTATCAGAGAACAACCTGTGCATCAAGGTTTATGACCAGGGACAAGGGTTTGATATCAGTGAGATCAGACAGATCGAAGCCGCCCCGGAAGACGAGCACGGCCGAGGCATTTTTCTCATCCACGCTCTGATGGATACCGTTACCTACAACCAATGCTGCAATGGTCATGTTCTGGAAATGAACAAATCACTTAACGGCAAAGAATCTGAGGCAACTGGCGATGATGATCCATGCGCTGACCACCGTTCCACTGATACGCAATAA
- a CDS encoding STAS domain-containing protein, producing MNVAIEEHDHIVTLTLKEERLDAHNSSELKTQLLNLFEDGKVNIVIDLSPVRFIDSSGLGALVSGFKNASSREGGLKLCGLQSQVKSMFELTRLHRVFEIFPGTEEALASF from the coding sequence ATGAATGTTGCCATTGAAGAGCATGATCACATCGTTACACTCACCCTTAAAGAAGAGCGTCTCGATGCCCACAACAGCAGTGAACTTAAAACGCAGCTGCTTAATCTGTTTGAAGACGGAAAAGTCAATATCGTCATTGATCTTTCTCCGGTCCGCTTTATCGACTCATCAGGTCTGGGCGCCCTGGTTTCCGGCTTTAAAAACGCCAGCTCCCGGGAAGGTGGGTTGAAACTGTGCGGTCTGCAGTCCCAGGTCAAATCAATGTTTGAACTGACGAGGCTTCATCGTGTTTTTGAGATCTTTCCAGGTACCGAAGAGGCCTTGGCCAGCTTTTAG